CAGAGCGGCGTTCCAGGGCCGGCGGTCATGAACACCCAAAGCGCGATCACGCCAAGCACCGCCAGGCCAGCATTGCGCAGGCCTTTTTTCTGTTCAGGGGTCAGCGATTCGTCCTCATTACCATAACTGTCGGAATCGGCGCCCTCCTCGGGACTCCATTTTCCCAGACGGGGCTCGATCACGCGGTCGGTGACGAACCAGATGATCGGCAGATAAAGGAAGACAAGGGCGACAATGAACCACCAGTTTCCAGCGATGTTTGCGTCATAGCTGGCATTCAGAATTTCCCCGGCTTCTTCGGTAATCCCGTAAAGCAGGGCATCGAGCTGACCGGGGAACAGGTTGGCTGAGAACCCTCCAGATACGCCGGCAAATGCGGCTGCGATCCCGGCGAGCGGATGTCTTCCGGCGGACGCGAACAGAACGCCTGCCAATGGAATTAGCACCACATAAGCCGCATCAGCGGCATGGTTTCCGACCATGGCGACGAGGGCAACGACGGGCGTCAGCAGAAAGACCGGTGCACCGCGTACGGCAGACCGCATGGCGCTGGCAAACAGGCCGGAGCGTTCGGCCACGCCAGCGCCCAGCATCACGACCAGCACGTAACCGAGCGGGTGGAAATGCGTAAACGTCTTCGGCATTTCGACCCAAAGGCGCTGGATATTCTCTGCGGCGACCAGGCTGACCGCGCTGATAATGCCGTCGCTGCCAATCCCAAACCGGGCTTTCTGGCTGTCCGGCATACCGCCCAGAACCTGCTCGTTAAGTGTCGCATTCACGCCAAGCGCCGCGCACAGAATGGAGATCAGGATGAGCGCTATGATGAAATAGGCGAACAGGAATACCGGATCAGGCAACTTATTGCCGGTGCGTTCGACCCAACCGAGAATACCTTTGGTTTGGTCTGATTGTGCGGCCTCAGCCATGCCTCATTCTCCCCGCTATTTGGAATGTTTATTCCGATCTAGACTGGGGTTGCGTCGCTGGCAATCAGGCGGGTGCAAGACCTCAATCCGATCTGTTCTTCGGCGCGCTCTTCACAATTGCGATGAATGTCGTAAGCGTGAGAGGGTAAGATAGGCGAGGGGGTCAGCGACCATGACGGCGATTTATGTGGGTCTCGGGATCGTTGTTGTCTTGCTGGCCGTGATCATCATCCTGTTCAACCAGCTCGTCGGCAAGCGAAACATGGTCGACAATGGCTGGGCCGACATTGACGTCCAGCTTAAGCGTCGCGCCGATCTCATCCCGCAACTGGTGACCACCGTGCAGGCCTATGCCAGCCACGAGCGACAATTGTTCGAAGACGTGATCATGAAGCGCAACGCCGCGCTGCAGGCCGGAGATAATCCAGGCGCGCGCGGGTCGAAAGAAAGTGCGCTGGATGCGCCTGTCGGCAAGCTCATGGCACTGGCAGAGGATTATCCGGATCTGAAGGCCAATGAGAACTTCAGGGAACTGCAATCGGAACTGTCCGCCACTGAAAACAAGATCGAGATGGCGCGCCGGTTCTAC
This DNA window, taken from Hyphomonas sp. Mor2, encodes the following:
- a CDS encoding AbgT family transporter; this encodes MAEAAQSDQTKGILGWVERTGNKLPDPVFLFAYFIIALILISILCAALGVNATLNEQVLGGMPDSQKARFGIGSDGIISAVSLVAAENIQRLWVEMPKTFTHFHPLGYVLVVMLGAGVAERSGLFASAMRSAVRGAPVFLLTPVVALVAMVGNHAADAAYVVLIPLAGVLFASAGRHPLAGIAAAFAGVSGGFSANLFPGQLDALLYGITEEAGEILNASYDANIAGNWWFIVALVFLYLPIIWFVTDRVIEPRLGKWSPEEGADSDSYGNEDESLTPEQKKGLRNAGLAVLGVIALWVFMTAGPGTPLWLDGEGTEGMEWYQRAAPLFQSLVGGFLVLFLAAGWAYGAAAGTIKNHRDLVNMMSEAMKDMGYYLVLSFAAAHFVAMFGWSNLGLISAVHGAAAIESSGLPLPILLGLIVLFSAVINLFVGSASAKWALLAPVMVPMLMLLGVSPDGATAVYRVGDSATNIITPLMVYFPLILVFARRWVKDFGLGSLTATMLPYSVWMLITGILLVVAWTYLGLDLGPGAPMSVSLGAG
- a CDS encoding LemA family protein, with product MTAIYVGLGIVVVLLAVIIILFNQLVGKRNMVDNGWADIDVQLKRRADLIPQLVTTVQAYASHERQLFEDVIMKRNAALQAGDNPGARGSKESALDAPVGKLMALAEDYPDLKANENFRELQSELSATENKIEMARRFYNGAVREMNVAVESFPGNLIAGMFGFGRRHFFEIQMGDRALPEIDLGGAS